Genomic DNA from Candidatus Eisenbacteria bacterium:
GCCGACGGCCGGACGCGCGCGCTGGTGCGGGTGCGGGCACTCGACGCGCGCGGCGTGCCGACGGCCGGACGAATGCTCGTGAGTCTCGAGAGCGAACGCGGCGACTGGGAAGGCGGCGACCTGGACCCGACGCGCGCCGGCATGCAGCTCGCGCTCGAGAACGGGGTCGGCGAAGCGGTGCTGGTGTCGCCATCGGATGCCGGTACGGCGCGCCTGCGTGCGAGCGCCGGTTCGCTCGTCACCGAAACCACGCTCGCGTTCCTGCCCGAGTTGCGACCGCTGCTGCTGGTCGGCACGGTCGAAGGCGTGGTGGATCTCGCCACACTCCGCCACGGAGCCGGCGCGCGCGGCGGTCGGCAAGTCGGCTTCGAACGCGCGATCGAGCAGTTTCGAGATGCGAGCGCCGCCGGCGAGGCGTCCGCCAGCGCGCGCGCCTCGGTGTTCGCCAAGGGACGCGTTCACGACGATCTGCTGCTCACACTCGGTTGGGACACCGAACGATCGAGCGACGAACGGCGCGCCCGCGACCTGGTGCCGGATGAAGGCTATCCGCTGCTCGGCGACGCTTCCGTGCACGGCTACGACGCGCGCTCGACCGGCTACCTGTTCGCACGCATCGAGCGCTCGGGCGCGTGGCTTCAGTACGGCGACTTCTCGCCGCTGGCGGCCGGTTCGCCGCGTCAGCTGGCCGGCTATCAGCGCAGCCTGACCGGCGTCCAGCAGCACCTCGAGAACTCGCGCATGTCGTTCGACGCGTTCAGCTCGCGCGAACGCGCGCGTGCTCAGGTCGAGGAGATCGCGGGACTTGGCACCTCGGGCCCCTATCGTCTCGCGGGCGCTCCGGTGGTGCCCAACAGCGAACACATCGAGATCGTCGTGCGCGATCGCGATCAGCCCGCGGTGGTGCGCAGCGTCAAGAGCTACGCACGATTCGTCGACTACGAGCTGGACGATCAGCGCGGCGAGCTCACGTTCAAGAGCCCGGTGCCGTCGTTCGATTCGGAGCTGCACCCGGTGTTCGTGCGCGCCAGCTACGAACGTGAAGGCGGCGGCGAGCCGGCGTGGGTGTCGGGGGCGGCCGCCCGCGTCCACGTTCACCCGAAGCTCGAGCTGGGCGGCAGCTACGTGGACGACCATGACCCGGCGCAACCTTTCGAGCTGCGTGGGCTCACCGCGCTCGGCACCTTCGGGCCCACCCGCGTCGAGAGCGAGTTCGCGATCGCCGGCACTCCGGGCGGCCGGCGCGGGCCGGGCGGCCGCTTCGAGGTCCAGCACGCCAGCAGTCGCGGTCAGGGACTGTTCCACGTCGCGATCACCGACTCGACGTTCCAGAACGACAATGCCGGGATCGCACCCGGCCGCGCCGAGGCGGGCCTGCGCTGGAACGCACGGCTCTCGGACGCCGCACTGCTGGTCGCCGACGGACTCTATTCCGGTGATCTGCAAGGCGACGCGCGGCGGGCGAGCGTGATGCTCGGCATGAACCGCCGCCTCACGGCGTTCTCGCGCGGCGAGTTCGGAGTGCGTTTCGCGGACGAGTTCCGCCGCGACTCGAGCGACGATCCGTTCGTCATGGCCCTGCGAGCGAAGACGAGTGCGCAGTGGCCCACACGCCCCGAACTGGGCGGCTACCTGGAGCTCGAGCAGGACGTGCGCGTGCTCGACCGGCGTCTCGCCGCGGTCGGCGGTGAGTACCGCTTCGACACCCGCGGACGCGTCTACCTGCGACACGAGATCGCCTCCACGCTGCTCGGTCCCTCGGCGCTCTCGACCACCGATCGCCGCCTCGCCACCGTATTCGGCGTCGATGCGGCCGTCGCCACCGAGGCGCACGTGTTCAGCGAGTACCGGATCGCGAACGCGCTCGCGGGGCGCGAGGCCGAGGCGGCGTTCGGGCTGCGCCAGGCGTGGCGGGTCGGCGACGGCTGGCGCCTCTCGCTCGGGTTCGAGCGGCTCAATCCGATCAGCGACGATCGCATCGGGCCCAGCACCGCGTTTACGAGCGGCCTCGAAGCGCTCGGCGACACCGCGATCAAGGCCAGCGCACGTTTCGAGCTGCGCTCCTCGCGCGCGAGCGATCGCGCGTTGCTCACCATGGCGCTCGCGAACCGCATCGACGCCGCGCTCACGCTGCTGGCCCGCAACACGCTCGACTTCGCTGACGAACGCGCGGCCGGCACGCGGGTGCGGGACCGCATGCAGATCGGGCTCTCGTACCGCCCGGGATTCGCGAACCAATGGGTCGCGCTGTCCCGCTACGAACTCCACTTCGATCGCGGCGCCGGCGTGCTCGGAGCCTCGGGCGTGGGTGTCGCGGAACCGACCACCGGGATCACCGAGACTCGCGGTGCGCGACGGGTCGCGAACATTCTGTCGCTGCACGCGGCCGGGCCGCTCGACGATGCGATCGAGGCCTCGTTCGGCGTCGCCGCCAAGCTCGTCAACGAGCGCTCGGCCGGCTTCGGCGCGAGCAGCCGAGCGCAGTGGATTCATGGCCGGCTCGCACACGACCTCGGCACCCGCTGGGACGTGGGACTCGCGAGCAGCATGCGATTCGCCGACACGTGGCGCGATCGGCAGTCGAGCTACGGGCTCGAACTCGGCCGCGATCTGGGCCGCGGCGTGTGGGCGTCACTGGGCTGGAATCACGACGGCTTCGCGGACGCCGACCTGCCCGACGAAGCGTGGACGCGCCAGGGGCTGTATCTGCGACTGCGCGCCAAGTTCGACGAGTCGATCGTGAACGGAGGCACGCCATGAGAGCGCGCCTCGTGGTCGCGGCGCTGGTGTTCGGCACGATCGGCGCGCTCGTCGCGCCGCCATCTCTCGTGCACGCGCAAATCGTCCGCGCGTTCGGCACGCGCTTCACCGCCAACACCAACGGCGACGTCACGCTGATCGGCAACACGCTGATGAGCTGCAACGGCGGCGGCACCTGCACGAACGGTCGCAACGGCACCGGCGCCTCGCTCAACAACAACGACTTCACCATGACCTACGTCGACGTGGATGGCGACGGCACCACCACCAGCTCGAGCACCGCCACGCTCACCCTGCCGGCCGGCGCCACCGTGCTGTGGGCGGGGCTCTACTGGAGCGGCAATTCGAACGCCGCGGCACGCAATCAGTGTCGCTTCTCGACTCCGGTCGCGGCGTACGCCACGCAGACCGCGACTCAGCTCGATGCGAGCGGCACCGTCTACCAGGGATTTCGTGAGGTCACCGCGCTGGTGCAGGCGGGCGGCAACGGCCTCTATCGCGTCGCGAACGTGCAATCGACCAACAACACCACGAACGTGTTCGCCGGCTGGGGACTCGTCGTGGCCTATGGCCTCGCGACGGATCCGCCGCGCAACCTGGTGGTCTTCGACGGCTACGCGCAGGTCGCCCCCGGTGCAACCGTCGCGCTGACCGTGAACGGCTTCGTGACGCCGCCCGCCGGCGCCGTCAACTCACGGCTCGGCGTGCTGGCCGGCGAAGGCGATCGCGGCTTCACCGGCGATCGCTTCCAGCTCAACAGCACGATCCTGAGCGACGGCGCCAATCCCGCCGACAATTTCTTCAACAGCTCGGTGAGCCGCCTCGGCGCCAACGTGACGACCAAGAATCCGAACTACGTGAATCAGCTCGGCTGGGACGTCGACCTGATCAGCGCGAACGGTGTGCTTCCGAACAACGCCACCTCCGCCACCATCACGCTCAGCTCGGTCGACGATCGCTACTACCCCGGCGTCGTCACCTTCGCGACCGACCTCTACGCGCCGGTGGTGAGCGGCAACGCGTTCCAGAAGCGCGTCACCGACCTGAACGGCGGCGCCGCACAACCCGGCGACGTGCTCGAATACACCCTGCAGCTGCGCAACCTGGGCAACGACAACGCGACCCAGCTGGTGGCGCGTGACACGCTGCCCGCCAACTCCACCTACGTGCCGGGCTCGATCGTGGTGGTGAGCGGCGCGAATGCGGGTGCCAAGAGCGACGCGACCGGAGACGATCAGGCCGAGTACGAAGCGGCCTCGCGCCGGGTCACGGTGCGGCTCGGCAGCGGCGCGACCGCGGCCGCGGGCGGCACACTGGCGCCCACCGTTGCAACCAGCGTGCGATTTCGAATCCGCATCAACGTCCCGACCCCGAGCGCCGATCTGGTTTCGAATCAGGCCTCGAACAGCTTCATCGCACAACAGATCGGCGCGGCACTCACGGCTCGCAGCGACTCCGACACGCTGACCGCCGGCGATCAACCCGCGGTCGTCACCGTCGATGCCCCGCGCATCGCCGGCACGGTGTTCGAGGACGTGAACTATGGCGGCGGCGCCGGTCGCAGCCTGATCGCCGCGGCCGGGGTGGTGCGACCCGGGGCGCGCGTCGAGCTGTACGACGCGGCCGGCAACTTCGCGCAAGGCGCGATCACCGATGCCGCGGGGCTCTTCACATTCGACGGCTGGTCGCCCGGCTCCTATCAAGTGCGCGTGGTCAGCTCGACCGTGCTGTCCTCGCGCACCGGCGCGGTGGCGGGGCTGCTGCCGGTGCAGACCTTTCGGACCACGGCGGCCGCAGGCACGGCACTCGCCGACGTGAATCGCGTAGGTGGAGAGTCTCCCTGGCTGCCCGACGCGGCGCCCAATCTGACCGCGCAGACGCTCGGAGCACTGACGTCCGCGAGCGCCACGCCGCACTCGCTCGCACCGGTCACGCTCGGCACTGCCGATCTCGCCGGGCTCGACTTCGGATTCAACTTCGACACCGTGGTTCACGCGCGCGACGTCGGGCAGGGCAGTCTTGCGCAGTTCCTGATCAACGCGAACGCGCTCGGCAACGGGGGACTCGCGCAATCGGGACTCACGGCCGGCACCGAGCACAGCCTGTTCATGGTCAGCGATGGCGCCGTCCACCCGGGGCTGCGAGCGGGGCTGCCGAATCTCCTGAGCGGCGGCGTGGTGCGCATCGCGGTGGTCACGGTACTCCCCTCGATCACGGGCGCCTTCACCCGCATCGACGGCGCGACCCAGAGCGCCAACGTCGGCAACGCGCTTGCGGGCAGCATCGGCGCCGGCGGCACCGTCGGCGTGGACGGCCTGACGCTGCCGTCACTCGCGCGGCCCGAAGTCGCGATCGTCGACAGCAGCGGCCAGGCGATCGGACTCGACGTGCAGGGCACCGACGTGACGATCGCGAATCTCGCCATCTACGGCTTCGGGCTCGCGAGCGGCAGCGACGCGAGCGCGGACGTGCGCGTGGGGGCTGCTGCTTCCCGGACACGCATTTCGGACTGCGCGATCGGCGCGACCGCCTCCTCGTTCTCCGATCCTGGTGCCGCGGCCCGCTCGGCCGGTGACCACCTGCGGGTGCTGGGCGCCGACGACGGCGTGATCGAACGGTGTTTGGTCGGATTCGGCGCCGGCAACGGCATCGCCTTGAATGGTGGCTCGGACCGGTGGCTGATCGATGCGTGCGAGATCCGCGGCAATGCGATCGGTACCGGTGCCCGCAACGGCGTGAGTCTCGAGAGCGCGACCACCACCACGATTCGCGGCTGCGCAATTCTCGCGCATCACGGCGCGGGCGTTGACGCGGTCGGTGCGGGTGGAAGTCACACGGTCGAGAACTGCACCGTCGATGGCAACGGCAACGGAATCACCGCCGGCACCGAGACGCCGGGCCTGCGCATGAGCGGCAACGGCAATCGAGTGGATCGCAATCGGCTCACGAACAATTACGGCGCCGGAATCCTGGTGAGCGCGACCGCAAGCGGCAATACGATCACGCGCAATCGCATGAGCGGTAACGGCACCCTCACCAATTCAGGCGGCGGCGCTGCGAGCAATCAGCTCGGCATCGATCTGCTGGCAGCGGCCGACAATGCGGCCGCCGGCACCACGCCCTATCGAACCCGCAATGACCTGAACGACGCCGACGCGGGAGCGAACGGCCTCCTGAACTTTCCGGTCATTCACAGCGCGGTGCTCGCGAACGGGCAGTTCACGCTGACCGGCTGGGCGCGGCCCGGCTCGACGATCGAAGTGTTCGTCGCCGCCGTCGACCCGTCCGGATTCGGCGAGGGCGACAGTTACGTGGGTACGTTCGTCGAGGGCTCGGGGGCGGATCTCGACGGCTCGAGCTTCGTCTACGGCCCGATCGTCAATGGCATCGATCAGGGCAGCGACAACACCAACCGCTTCCGCTTCACGGTCGCGGTTCCCGGCGGGGTCGGCCCCGGCGTTCGGCTGACCGCGACCGCGACGGTCGCGAGCAACACCTCGGAGTTCTCGGGTCTCGTCTCGGTGACCGCGGGCGTCGCGCTGAGCGGCTTCGGCTACGCCGATGCCGACCACGACGCACAGAAAGATGCGAGCGAGAACGGCAGCGGACTCACGCTGTGGGCCAAGCTGATCTCGGTTGCGAGCCCCGCTTCAGCACTCGACGTGGTGAGCGTCGACGCGGTGAGCGGCGCCTACGCCTTCGGGTTCGTCACCAGTGGTGCGTGGAACGTGGTGCTCGACGACAATGCCAGTGCGACCGACGTCTCGGCGACCGCGCCCGCGGGGCGACTGCTCACCGAAGCGCCGAGCGGCAGCCGGCTCGTGAACGTGGCGACCTCCGACGTGGCGAATCAGAACTTCGGGCTGTGGTTCGGCAGCCGCGCGAGCGGCCGGGTGTTCCGGGACGACGGCACGGCTGGCGGCATCCCGAATGACGGCGTCGCTCAGCCCGGTGAACCCGGGATCAGCAGCGCGTGCGTGCGGGCCGTGCACACCGCGTGTCCCGGCGGGCAGTGCGACAGCACGCTGTCGGACGCCGCGGGCGGCTTCACGCTGTGGTGGCCGGCGAGTGCGGCCACTCCCGGCGCGCGCATCGTGGAGGTCAATCCAGTGACGTGGCTCTCGACCGGCGGGACCGGCGGCACGAGCGGCGGCACCTACGCGCGCGCGACCGACGCGATCACCCATACGCCCGTGAATGGAC
This window encodes:
- a CDS encoding DUF11 domain-containing protein — its product is MRARLVVAALVFGTIGALVAPPSLVHAQIVRAFGTRFTANTNGDVTLIGNTLMSCNGGGTCTNGRNGTGASLNNNDFTMTYVDVDGDGTTTSSSTATLTLPAGATVLWAGLYWSGNSNAAARNQCRFSTPVAAYATQTATQLDASGTVYQGFREVTALVQAGGNGLYRVANVQSTNNTTNVFAGWGLVVAYGLATDPPRNLVVFDGYAQVAPGATVALTVNGFVTPPAGAVNSRLGVLAGEGDRGFTGDRFQLNSTILSDGANPADNFFNSSVSRLGANVTTKNPNYVNQLGWDVDLISANGVLPNNATSATITLSSVDDRYYPGVVTFATDLYAPVVSGNAFQKRVTDLNGGAAQPGDVLEYTLQLRNLGNDNATQLVARDTLPANSTYVPGSIVVVSGANAGAKSDATGDDQAEYEAASRRVTVRLGSGATAAAGGTLAPTVATSVRFRIRINVPTPSADLVSNQASNSFIAQQIGAALTARSDSDTLTAGDQPAVVTVDAPRIAGTVFEDVNYGGGAGRSLIAAAGVVRPGARVELYDAAGNFAQGAITDAAGLFTFDGWSPGSYQVRVVSSTVLSSRTGAVAGLLPVQTFRTTAAAGTALADVNRVGGESPWLPDAAPNLTAQTLGALTSASATPHSLAPVTLGTADLAGLDFGFNFDTVVHARDVGQGSLAQFLINANALGNGGLAQSGLTAGTEHSLFMVSDGAVHPGLRAGLPNLLSGGVVRIAVVTVLPSITGAFTRIDGATQSANVGNALAGSIGAGGTVGVDGLTLPSLARPEVAIVDSSGQAIGLDVQGTDVTIANLAIYGFGLASGSDASADVRVGAAASRTRISDCAIGATASSFSDPGAAARSAGDHLRVLGADDGVIERCLVGFGAGNGIALNGGSDRWLIDACEIRGNAIGTGARNGVSLESATTTTIRGCAILAHHGAGVDAVGAGGSHTVENCTVDGNGNGITAGTETPGLRMSGNGNRVDRNRLTNNYGAGILVSATASGNTITRNRMSGNGTLTNSGGGAASNQLGIDLLAAADNAAAGTTPYRTRNDLNDADAGANGLLNFPVIHSAVLANGQFTLTGWARPGSTIEVFVAAVDPSGFGEGDSYVGTFVEGSGADLDGSSFVYGPIVNGIDQGSDNTNRFRFTVAVPGGVGPGVRLTATATVASNTSEFSGLVSVTAGVALSGFGYADADHDAQKDASENGSGLTLWAKLISVASPASALDVVSVDAVSGAYAFGFVTSGAWNVVLDDNASATDVSATAPAGRLLTEAPSGSRLVNVATSDVANQNFGLWFGSRASGRVFRDDGTAGGIPNDGVAQPGEPGISSACVRAVHTACPGGQCDSTLSDAAGGFTLWWPASAATPGARIVEVNPVTWLSTGGTGGTSGGTYARATDAITHTPVNGLEVTALGFGDVPPNQLVAPGLGAGVAGSSVAYAHTFTAGSTGSVSFGATQSASPPLPGWGWTLIRDLDCDGVVDPGEPAITSPLALATGQVMCLVLRHATPNGAPAGAAELVTLSASMSYVNAAPILVSEVQTSDRTTVIDAGALRLAKSVDLANARPGDVLTYTITYTNLGPAPLSSIVINDATPAWTTFDSGGCGALGSGLSGCGLTVSPAVGAAGAVRWTLTGALAPGASGSVTFRVRVGA